One genomic window of Acidovorax radicis includes the following:
- a CDS encoding DUF262 domain-containing protein, protein MSKYKVQSVTLLDLVNDVRAGRLVPDAYFQRNLVWREIHKKDLIQTILLGYPFPPMFFSRGKIDVESMKATSCIVDGQQRTNAITEFIDNKFPVNGRFFKELETPEKETLLKFEIAVVMLDMPNDSPDVLEIFKRLNRTANSLTTIERLASEYSSTEYMYVARLLANDVDLNPPKDAAEEEDWKLDPNLPPELIAWAKTKKPSSFEDLISQLSVFSDREIARKVHLMYLLNIMSTLLGGFFNRNEKTTTLLDDYKDFFPEKDNTYELVSSALISATNLQIERHSFWSTKANFFSLVVAIAKRLEVNQNIDYLATRSALLEFAAKPDAEYTLAAKEAVNNKKERQIRHQRIATLLKG, encoded by the coding sequence ATGAGTAAATATAAAGTTCAATCAGTCACTCTTCTCGATCTTGTGAATGACGTTAGAGCAGGACGTCTGGTTCCCGATGCTTACTTTCAAAGAAATTTGGTTTGGCGAGAGATTCACAAAAAAGATCTCATTCAAACAATTTTGCTCGGCTACCCATTCCCTCCAATGTTTTTTTCCCGCGGAAAAATTGACGTTGAGAGCATGAAAGCAACCTCTTGTATCGTTGATGGCCAACAAAGGACAAATGCGATAACGGAATTTATTGATAATAAGTTTCCCGTGAATGGAAGATTCTTCAAGGAGCTCGAAACTCCTGAAAAAGAAACCCTATTGAAGTTCGAAATCGCTGTTGTTATGCTCGACATGCCAAATGACAGTCCAGACGTTTTGGAGATATTCAAGCGTCTGAACAGAACAGCCAACTCTCTCACTACCATTGAGAGATTGGCCTCCGAATACTCATCCACCGAATATATGTACGTCGCCAGACTGCTTGCAAACGACGTCGATTTAAATCCCCCAAAAGATGCAGCAGAAGAAGAGGATTGGAAGTTAGACCCAAATCTCCCACCTGAACTAATCGCATGGGCGAAGACCAAAAAGCCAAGCTCTTTCGAAGACTTAATATCCCAACTATCTGTTTTCTCCGATCGTGAAATCGCTCGCAAGGTTCATTTGATGTATTTGCTAAACATCATGTCAACCCTTTTAGGGGGATTTTTCAATCGAAACGAGAAAACTACCACTTTACTCGACGACTATAAAGACTTTTTTCCAGAAAAGGACAATACATACGAACTCGTATCATCCGCATTGATTTCAGCAACAAATCTCCAAATTGAAAGACACTCATTTTGGTCAACCAAAGCGAACTTCTTTTCTTTAGTAGTCGCAATAGCAAAGAGACTCGAAGTTAATCAGAATATCGACTATTTAGCCACACGATCCGCATTATTGGAATTTGCCGCGAAGCCAGATGCGGAGTACACATTGGCAGCCAAAGAGGCCGTCAACAACAAGAAAGAGCGTCAAATTCGCCACCAGCGGATTGCAACCCTTTTAAAGGGATAA
- a CDS encoding glutamine--tRNA ligase/YqeY domain fusion protein, with product MSTPNPANPANPAAHHSAAPAAAAPEAAKPSNFLRQIIETDLEKGTYAPRHWAGTPGDAAHHAAGQPDPAKIRTRFPPEPNGYLHVGHAKSICINFGLARDYGGVCHLRFDDTNPEKEDTEYVNSIIDAVKWLGFDWNGSQGDYSVAPYQASDYFGFMYRAAEALIEAGQAYVDEQTVEQMRANRGDFGKPGVDSPFRARTPTENLARFREMRDGLHEDGSMVLRAKIDMASPNINMRDPAIYRIRRATHHHTGDTWCIYPMYTYAHPIEDALEQITHSLCTLEFEDQRPFYDWLLERLTEIGLLASPPPRQYEFARLNLTYVITSKRKLAQLVYDHKVSGWDDPRMPTIVGLRRRGYTPAAIQTFAERIGVTKSDSWIDYSTLEGCLREDLELKAHRGMAVLNPVKLVLTNWDDVMGAGHLEPCSLPALPHPPEGVESPVRHFTIGKEVWIEREDYEEVPPKGYKRLFPGNKVRLKGGYVIECTGANKDADGNITEVLATVVPDTKSGTPGADSVKVKAAITWVGVADGVNAEVRMYDRLFLDAHPDAGGKDFIESLNPNSLKVVTAIVEPSLANAKPDDKFQFERHGYFVADRVDHAAGKPVFNLAVGLKDSWGK from the coding sequence ATGAGCACCCCAAACCCTGCCAATCCCGCCAACCCAGCCGCCCATCACTCTGCCGCGCCTGCCGCAGCAGCCCCTGAAGCCGCCAAGCCCAGCAATTTCTTGCGCCAGATCATCGAAACCGATCTGGAAAAAGGCACCTACGCCCCCCGCCACTGGGCGGGTACGCCCGGCGACGCCGCCCACCATGCCGCAGGCCAGCCCGACCCTGCCAAGATCCGCACCCGCTTCCCGCCCGAGCCCAACGGCTACCTGCACGTAGGCCACGCCAAGAGCATCTGCATCAACTTTGGCCTGGCGCGCGACTACGGCGGCGTGTGCCACCTGCGCTTTGACGACACCAACCCCGAAAAAGAAGACACCGAATACGTCAACAGCATCATCGACGCGGTGAAATGGCTAGGCTTTGACTGGAACGGCAGCCAGGGCGACTACAGCGTGGCGCCCTACCAGGCCAGCGACTACTTCGGCTTCATGTACCGCGCAGCCGAAGCGCTGATCGAAGCCGGCCAGGCCTATGTGGACGAACAAACCGTAGAACAAATGCGCGCCAACCGGGGCGACTTTGGCAAGCCCGGCGTGGACAGCCCCTTCCGCGCCCGCACCCCGACCGAAAACCTGGCGCGCTTTCGCGAAATGCGCGACGGCCTGCATGAAGATGGATCAATGGTGCTGCGCGCCAAGATCGACATGGCCAGCCCCAACATCAACATGCGCGACCCGGCCATCTACCGCATCCGCCGCGCCACGCACCACCACACGGGCGACACCTGGTGCATCTACCCCATGTACACCTACGCGCACCCCATCGAGGATGCGCTGGAGCAGATCACCCACAGCCTGTGCACGCTGGAGTTTGAAGACCAACGCCCCTTCTATGACTGGCTGCTGGAGCGCCTGACCGAAATCGGCCTGCTGGCCAGCCCGCCCCCCCGCCAGTACGAATTTGCACGCCTGAACCTCACCTACGTCATCACCAGCAAACGCAAGCTGGCCCAGCTGGTATACGACCACAAGGTGAGCGGCTGGGACGACCCCCGCATGCCAACAATAGTCGGCCTGCGCCGCCGTGGCTACACCCCCGCCGCCATCCAGACCTTTGCCGAACGCATTGGCGTCACCAAATCCGACAGCTGGATCGACTACAGCACCCTGGAAGGCTGCCTGCGCGAAGACCTGGAACTGAAGGCCCACCGCGGCATGGCTGTGCTCAACCCCGTCAAGCTGGTGCTGACCAACTGGGACGACGTGATGGGCGCCGGCCACCTGGAGCCCTGCAGCCTGCCCGCCCTACCCCACCCACCCGAAGGCGTGGAAAGCCCCGTGCGCCACTTCACCATCGGCAAAGAAGTCTGGATCGAACGCGAAGACTATGAAGAAGTGCCCCCCAAGGGCTACAAGCGCTTGTTCCCAGGCAACAAGGTGCGCCTGAAGGGCGGCTACGTCATCGAATGCACCGGCGCCAACAAAGACGCCGACGGCAACATCACCGAAGTGCTGGCCACCGTGGTGCCCGACACCAAAAGCGGCACCCCCGGCGCCGACAGCGTGAAGGTGAAAGCCGCCATCACCTGGGTGGGCGTAGCCGACGGCGTGAACGCCGAAGTGCGCATGTACGACCGCCTGTTCCTCGACGCCCACCCCGACGCGGGCGGCAAGGACTTTATTGAAAGCCTGAACCCGAACAGCCTGAAGGTTGTGACCGCCATCGTGGAGCCGTCCCTCGCCAACGCCAAGCCGGACGACAAGTTCCAGTTTGAGCGGCACGGGTACTTTGTGGCGGACCGGGTGGACCACGCGGCGGGGAAGCCGGTGTTTAACTTGGCGGTGGGGTTGAAGGATAGTTGGGGCAAGTGA
- a CDS encoding dioxygenase: MPVITASTTTTSASTATAASIERNAATLPALFVSHGAPLFAIDAGTTGPALTQWGASLKAQYPGLRGVVIMSPHWMARSAQVMTGPQPATWHDFGGFPPALYELQYPAAGSPALAQEVLGLLQAAGVAAQGDTARPFDHGAWVPLMHLFPQADVPVVQVALPVGAGPAEVYALGAALRSLRSQGVLVVGSGSMTHNLAEFFGGEREPAPYVLEFSRWIESALARGDMKALLNYRSEAPHASRAHPTEDHFLPIFFALGAAGDDLHANYLSREVMYGILSMDAFALEPVH, encoded by the coding sequence ATGCCTGTCATTACCGCTTCCACAACCACAACGTCTGCCTCCACCGCGACTGCTGCCAGCATTGAGCGCAATGCGGCGACGCTGCCGGCGCTGTTTGTCTCACATGGCGCGCCGCTGTTTGCCATCGACGCTGGCACCACGGGCCCGGCACTCACGCAGTGGGGCGCATCACTCAAGGCGCAATACCCCGGCCTGCGTGGCGTGGTCATCATGTCGCCGCACTGGATGGCGCGCTCTGCCCAGGTCATGACCGGGCCGCAGCCCGCTACCTGGCACGACTTTGGTGGGTTTCCCCCCGCGTTGTACGAACTGCAATACCCGGCCGCAGGCTCGCCCGCGCTGGCGCAAGAGGTGCTGGGCCTGCTCCAGGCTGCCGGTGTGGCTGCGCAAGGCGATACCGCGCGCCCTTTTGACCATGGCGCCTGGGTGCCGCTGATGCATTTGTTCCCGCAGGCCGACGTGCCCGTGGTGCAGGTGGCGCTGCCCGTGGGGGCGGGCCCCGCCGAGGTGTATGCGTTGGGTGCCGCCTTGCGCAGCCTGCGCAGCCAGGGCGTGCTGGTGGTGGGCTCGGGCAGCATGACGCACAACCTGGCCGAGTTTTTTGGCGGCGAGCGCGAGCCAGCGCCGTATGTGCTGGAGTTCAGCCGCTGGATCGAAAGCGCGCTGGCACGTGGCGACATGAAAGCACTGCTCAACTACCGCAGCGAGGCCCCCCATGCCAGCCGTGCACACCCGACCGAAGACCATTTCTTGCCCATCTTCTTTGCGCTGGGGGCTGCCGGCGACGATCTGCACGCCAACTACTTGAGCCGCGAGGTGATGTACGGCATTCTGTCGATGGACGCCTTTGCCTTGGAGCCTGTGCATTGA
- the aroQ gene encoding type II 3-dehydroquinate dehydratase, which produces MKTVFVLNGPNLNLLGTREPAVYGADTLADVEKLCEAACQRHGFALRFHQSNHEGALVDWIHEAGRLHAAGELAGVVINAGAYTHTSIALHDATKGTGITLIELHISNVHARESFRHHSYMAAAAKAVMCGFGVLGYGLAIDGLAQLQAKAAA; this is translated from the coding sequence GTGAAAACCGTTTTTGTCCTGAATGGCCCCAACCTGAATCTGCTGGGCACGCGCGAGCCCGCCGTGTATGGCGCCGACACGCTGGCCGATGTTGAAAAGCTCTGCGAGGCCGCGTGCCAGCGCCATGGTTTTGCGCTGCGTTTTCACCAAAGCAACCATGAGGGCGCGCTGGTGGACTGGATTCACGAGGCGGGTCGACTGCACGCCGCTGGTGAGCTTGCTGGCGTGGTGATCAACGCGGGTGCCTACACCCACACCAGCATTGCGCTGCACGACGCTACCAAAGGCACGGGCATCACGCTCATCGAGCTGCACATCAGCAACGTGCACGCACGCGAGTCTTTCCGCCACCACTCTTATATGGCGGCGGCGGCCAAGGCCGTGATGTGTGGGTTTGGTGTGCTGGGCTACGGCCTGGCCATCGACGGGCTGGCGCAGTTGCAGGCCAAGGCTGCGGCCTGA
- the arfB gene encoding alternative ribosome rescue aminoacyl-tRNA hydrolase ArfB, whose translation MTTPPRFEIRDDEVEITAMRAQGAGGQNVNKVSSAVHLRFDVRASSLPEDVKERLLALRDTRITQEGVVVIKAQQYRSQEQNRADALERLNALVNTVVVPPRVRRATKPTYGSKQRRLEGKTQRAETKALRGRVRDGS comes from the coding sequence ATGACTACACCACCGCGTTTCGAGATTCGTGACGATGAGGTCGAGATCACGGCCATGCGTGCCCAGGGGGCGGGCGGGCAAAACGTCAACAAGGTGTCCAGTGCGGTGCACCTGCGCTTTGACGTGCGGGCATCATCGCTGCCCGAGGACGTGAAAGAGCGCCTGCTGGCCTTGCGCGACACGCGCATCACGCAAGAGGGCGTGGTGGTCATCAAAGCCCAGCAGTACCGCAGCCAGGAGCAAAACCGCGCAGATGCGCTGGAGCGGCTGAACGCCTTGGTCAACACGGTGGTCGTGCCCCCACGTGTGCGCCGCGCCACCAAGCCCACCTATGGGTCCAAACAGCGCAGGCTTGAGGGCAAGACACAGCGCGCCGAGACCAAGGCATTGCGCGGCAGGGTTCGCGACGGGTCCTGA